From a region of the Salvelinus fontinalis isolate EN_2023a chromosome 13, ASM2944872v1, whole genome shotgun sequence genome:
- the LOC129868477 gene encoding protein sprouty homolog 3-like: MDPPPGRGPALVRMDMDGLDLQQVPVLSLDQICSIRASNDYVERPVALDHASHSGFFYTHDDHYPITHGYPPQGYLHGYSQGYPSHAPLPRSQSQQQHAHLTHLSRSSTASSAMSRTSAASDQRLLAGLTPSHSGLASVVRSQPKGELKPEASLGKGLEEGEDLGLHLFICERCGRCKCQECCAPRSLPSYWVCRQRCLCSAQSAVEYGTCLCCVKGLFYHCSAQDDEDNCADRPCACTPAHACARWGTIGLLALCLPCLCCYPPARLCLALCQRAHDRATRPGCRCSNTNTVCRKISTSNPNPGHAPFRSKSLEKPV, translated from the coding sequence ATGGACCCTCCCCCAGGTCGTGGCCCTGCCCTAGTCAGGATGGACATGGATGGGCTGGACCTCCAGCAGGTGCCTGTCCTCTCCCTGGACCAGATTTGCTCCATCCGGGCCAGCAATGACTATGTGGAGCGCCCCGTGGCCCTGGACCACGCCTCACATTCTGGCTTCTTTTACACCCACGACGACCACTACCCCATCACCCATGGGTACCCCCCTCAAGGTTACCTTCATGGTTACTCTCAGGGGTACCCGTCCCACGCCCCTCTCCCCCGGAGCCAGAGCCAGCAGCAACACGCCCATCTGACCCATCTGAGTCGCTCCAGTACAGCCAGCTCAGCCATGTCCCGGACCAGCGCTGCCTCCGACCAGAGACTCCTGGCGGGCCTGACGCCCTCCCACTCTGGCCTGGCCTCAGTGGTGCGCTCCCAGCCTAAAGGAGAACTCAAGCCCGAGGCTTCTCTAGGTAAAGgcctggaggagggagaggacctGGGCTTGCACCTGTTTATCTGTGAGCGCTGTGGGAGGTGTAAGTGTCAGGAGTGCTGCGCCCCGCGGAGCCTGCCGTCCTACTGGGTCTGTAGGCAGCGCTGCCTCTGCTCTGCTCAGAGTGCTGTGGAGTACGGCACCTGTCTGTGCTGCGTTAAGGGCCTGTTCTACCACTGCTCCGCTCAGGATGATGAGGACAACTGTGCCGACCGGCCCTGTGCTTGCACGCCCGCCCACGCCTGCGCTCGCTGGGGTACCATTGGCCTTCTGGCGCTGTGcctgccctgtctctgctgctaccCACCTGCCAGACTGTGCCTCGCCCTGTGCCAGCGGGCCCACGACCGAGCCACCCGCCCTGGCTGCCGCTGCAGCAACACCAACACCGTGTGCCGCAAGATCTCCACCTCCAACCCCAACCCCGGGCACGCCCCCTTCCGCAGCAAGTCCCTGGAGAAGCCTGTATGA